DNA sequence from the Scophthalmus maximus strain ysfricsl-2021 chromosome 1, ASM2237912v1, whole genome shotgun sequence genome:
AAAAATcaaaaaggtggaaaaaaaacaaaccagtttctgtttttatcaacaacaaaaaaagaagagaaaaccgAATTCAAAAAACGTTCCATGATCAATGTTAGCtcggtggggaaaaaaaggatttcatttaCTGTGCCACGCAAAGACTCCCAACAGCTACTGTGtcaaatatttctttcttttgcaccGTGCAGACTTTAACACAGCACTGACAAATTTGAAGGTGGGGTGTTTAATTGTGTGGTTTACCGAGTACATGGTTTGACGTTGTAAATGAGTCCATACACTAATGTCAATAGTTGACCAACTTTGAGCACGCCAGTTGTTTCTATTGGCTCTCTTATGTGACACACATTGTTTAATAAATGTAGATGAATTTAGACtggatgaaaaatattttttctttgtcctaTACCACAGAAAAAGAGCTTCCCTCTGACGTTGGGGTTGGACCGGAGAAGTGATGATTAGTTAGGCGTCGGGTTGAAGTAACACCAAGCATAGATTTTTTGAAGTTGCTTTTAATTGGGTTTTTCACAAAGTATGAATAATCAATCGCAGAAAATGTTGTTGTATTCAGTGCTCATGCTCATGCATGCAACATAATGCAATCTGACTCAGATTGAACATTTAAACATGATTCAAAAATTTCTCAACCattaaaaatgtgcagaaaataaaatcctcttTCCTTAAAATACGTGTGATTTGGATTAAAAGTGAAATACAGGTTTCCTTCCCAAGGGATACAGATGAAGtggaaaattatttattaatgcaCCTTCATGTGACACATAAGAATATTGGGCTGATTTGTGCACATTAGTTGTGTCCTGTAATTTCAACTGCAGCTACCATTTCAATTCTTTTTTGTCCCCACTGTTACATTGTTCCGTACAGAAAGATTTCAGAGAACTGATTGATCcttcaatgaaaataatcaatagtaGATCATCACCCAGTTTTTCAGTTGTTCATTATATGCTGGTGCCATTCCTCATGACTGCCCAGTGAGCTCCCAGTGAAGTAATCCCAGCGGTATTAACGCGGCCGCTCAGCAGTTTGAGCTCTGCGTCTGGGTGGGTTGGGTAGAAGTTGAAGGAGAACTGCAAAACAACATCAAATGTTAATGCATGACCATGCCTATATCCACACACAACTATGATAACTCTAACAAACAGAAGGAGCAAAAGACCTGAGAAGGCTGGCCGACAGTCAGGGTTCGCCCTCTGGAGGTCACAAATATCAGCTGTTGGATGTAGCTGTAGTATTTACCGGAGACCTGAAACAAGCAAGACAATGGACCTTTACGAAAGGACAGTTTACggacatttttacattatatcACATTACAATTTAAATGACTAAATTgtttgaattgcaaaaaaagatttgtaacAATACAAAACTACTATTTTTGTGCCAGTGAAAACTCTGACCTGGACAATTCGCTCTCCATCAAATAGTCTCAGCTCATTGACAGTTCCATATGTGCGCCCAATCATTTTGGACCAAATGTAATCATAACGCAGATGGATACTGCAAGGACAAAGAGGAAAGGCACTGTTAAACACAAAagatggcacacacacatatagtctggatatttgaatgaatgaaaaacaagtaGAATATAAGGATAATGCACAGACAACAGTGATAAACACATTTGAagcaatttgaaaataaaaataaataagtttatTTACAATTCCCAACACATATGGACAAGCAGGAGGAAAGACTAACCCAGCGATGTAATTATTTTGGACCTCCCAGACCCTGATCGCTGTGATGCTTCCAACTCCTACTGTGGAAAAGGAAGTACCACTACCAGTTCCAACAGCACGAGAGTATGAGTAGTATTCGAGGGCAGCTGGAGAGtgacgagagaaaaaaagaggttaaCATATGAAGGACAAACTACTGAATACACCATCCCTATACAAGGATCTAAGACACTAGACATTTGcatgaaaagtttttaaaaaatggtgtgAAAAAGACTTCAACATTTGGATTCATTTCTTACGTGTTGCCATGCAGCTGGCGCAGAGCACAGCACAGAACAGTAAGGAAAGCATTCTGGAGGGTGACGGAGAGAGATCCACTTAttacacatcatcatcatcatcatcatcatcatcaccacctcctcATCATTATCTTAAgaattcattaatttttttttacgaaatcAGCCTTTGGAAGCGGCAtctcaacatttttctttaaggTCTAACATCAATGTAAATAATACACAGtggaatttaaatgaaatgaaataggaatcactcaaatttaaaaaaataaataaattgggTTCTATGGTGGCAGTAGGACGCTGTTAGAGTTGCTCCATTGAGAGTCACAACGCACAGAGTTCAAACTCACCTGTCTGAGTAGCCGGAGCAAAGGATGAGCAGACACAGTCCGCACACAGTCACACGGACACTTATATCCCTCcctcactgcacacacacacacacacgcacacgcacacgcacacgcacacacgcacacacacacacgcacacacacacacaaattcctACTTGACAGCCTCTGAGAGCTGAACAATTGCAGACACATTTCTCCGATGAAGGCAATTGGTTACGGGAATTAGACATTTGAACCAGGAAGGGAATTTTGAAAGCCATCATTACTGTAAGCTCAGCAACATGTTTCCCACTATATTTACACATTAGTTTCAGAACAAACAtgatctcaaggcactttacacaatATGTCAGAGAACCCCAACATTTCTCACAGCACTGTACAGTAGAGAGATTATACTACACATGttgtgtgaggttttttttaaaaaaaaaaaaaatcattattgcAGCCTTGGAAGGATTTTTAAAGTATAATTACCACATGCAaggatatagaaaaaaatcaagcagaTTGATGGaatttctgattcattctgCGTACATACAGTCAATGGagtacaatgtgttttttcttattctataaagttatgaaaaaaatcatcaaaactTCAAAGGTAAAAGTTCATCATTTATGCGATGCTCCCTGTTGTTGGTGTATTTATGGATGATTGTCATGGGACTGACAGTGTTGACTTTCTGAGGGGGAATTGTTGCCAGAGTTCAGGTCGAACAAGCTTATATTTTTAGACACGCACAAAGCGTTGTGGTGATTTGAGAtgagattaattgtttggcCCAGATACATGTTGGTGATGCAGGCTGTATGAAGAGTGGCGAAGAAGTGGCTTCAGCGGGGACCAATGCTTGTTAGCAGTTGAACATGACTGTAGACCCCTTCTCGTGAATCTGCTCATTGCACATTCTTCATCAGCCGATGCAGTCGATCCCGTTGTCGTGGcgatgttgacatttttgcatttcatcgATTGACATTAGTCAGTATCATTTTTGGTGCTGGATAACGTGGTGCAGGTTCCCTGCAACAACATACAGGAGAAATCTTTTGAGACGACAGAATCAAGGATGATCCTTTGAATCTCGCAGTCAGTGAAAAATAACAATCTCGTCTTCTGGATCTGAAAACAAGTGTATGGTCTTTTCTTCCATTGAATGATTCAAAGTTCTGTGGGAGCTCATTTCGAATGCTTTCAAAGACACTTTTGATGTGCtgagaaaaagtttttttcccaaagttTTGTATGAAACTTCCTTCATGtgcacacatttaaatacattcaaatgttgttgttttttaataaattgaaatgTGTGCTAAATCCGGAATCTAATGTACACATAATACAATTCATTTACGAGTTTGATCTATTATTCATTATATGATTACTATTACGAGTCACGGAAGTATACGGATTCAGATTTGATACACCACTGCAAACGCAACAAACAAAGCTGCCTGAGTAAAACTAGATCATCTTTTAAATCCCTGCCCTCAGAGCTTGATGACGGAAAAGTGTTGATTAGAAAACCCCTCAACTCACTGCTGGGAAGAAGATAAGATTCTGATAAACGGAATGACACGAAGAGAGACAAGGCTAAAATTAAGATGCAATACAGATACAAGTTTTATTCAAGGATATTAAAACTGGGCAGGGTACATATGAGAATTAGAGAGCTACATCTTGTAGTTGTTGTCCAGTctaatttgtatttgtgcatCAAAGGAGTCAGTAAAGGCTTGGATACAAATTCTAATCCTGAGCTTCAAGGTTGGGGTCAAAAGGGGTCAATCGAATGGAGGAATGAGTTTATCGAAGACGAAGCAGAGATGCGGCTCACTGAAAACATGGGGCGGTCACCGGGAGGGGGAAATCACACAAAAGAGAGAGGTGAACTGGACTTTCTTGTTCGTGAGGATCGGTGAAAGACAAACCACAATAACAcgcctgcacacgcacacgcacacgcacacgcacacgcacacgcacacgcacactgttCCAGTATAATAGTAAGTGAGATTTGTTTCCTTGTGAAAACTACCGCATACCAACACAAGCTGGGGTTAATTttggggaaacaaaaaacacaggcgCAAGGACATAAATGAGTATTTGATTCGCGAACACCAATTCCAGGATTGTATTAAGTGTTAtaaactgtgtgtttgcaatTGAGTGCAAATGTTTTTGACTTCTTTGTGGACTTGAGACAGCTTTTAGCAGAGGTGAAGACTTGATCATTTGAGTCCTTTGGCAGACTTGTAAAGGCAAAGACCAATTTGCAATGTGCAGGTGGAATACTTGTTTCATTAAATGGGACAACTGCCCTGTGTGGGGTAGTAATGAAATGAATGTAGGAGGCAGCTGAGTGACAATCAATACAATTTGTTTCACTTCATGTACGTGATGACTGGGGAAACATCGTGGTACAGTAGAGTCCGTGTGTGTGGAATTATAATTTAATACATAAAGTATGTAATTCTTGCATTTGGTCTGTGTACACCTTATACAGCTTGACACCTTTTATACACTGAGTTTAACTGGGTTCAGTCTGGAAGTTAAACAATGTCGTGGCCCAGTAAATGTCTGAAGGACGACATGGGTTGACACTGGTTCAAGCAGCTTCTTTCAAACAAGCATTTCATTGTCTATTTCGTGACTCTATGTTATTCATCACAGCTGCACATATTGGTATATTTGACAATGGGTACAGTTAGAAGTGTttctaccttcatttgcacatccattttgcACCGTTCCCGTCATAAGCTcatttttatagttatagtttaatatttaatttaattttgtatttatgtttgtttaatgtatgtatgtttgtaaatgctgctggatgcctgaatttccctcggggaaaaaaaaagtatctactaaactaaactaaactaaacaaatgACAAGAACGGGGAAGATAAAAATGAACActtcagaaaaacatttatttgaacagCGACAAgtaacaaagatttttttcagataCACTGCGTGACACCACATATTTGCACTTGGTTGGTTTCTTGGCAGCAACCAGCCGAGGCGTCTCACTTCTGGAAGATGACACAACGTGATTGGTGCTCTGCTTCACCTCACTGTACCATGTCACTCCTCACATCCCCAGCAGATGCCGTCATTGAGCTTCTGAGGATCCGCTCACGTGCCGTGCAGTTCACAGTCTATTACAGCAGAGAGCAGTTTTACTCCGCGGTTTCATCATCATTGCATCTTCCCGTCTAAAGTATGAATGTACTTTTTTAAACCTCAAACTGACGTTTTATATTCATTTCCTTCAgttttcttgatttttcttgtgtgttATGCGCAAACTAATGTTACAATAACCCCTTTGACTGTGGCAACACTCTCATAATAACTGGCACCATCACAACTGTATAAATGATCACATTGCCAAACTGTTGATGAACCCTTCATGTGTTATGAAACAGCGTCTGCCGTCAATCTGTAAGCAAGCACTCCCCAGTTTTAGCATCAGCAGTGAGCACTGGTTTCATAATGGGTTGTGTTTGCGTCGCCACACAGAGAAAGGGCTTTTGCTGAACAGGTTCCTAAAATACATCTCCCATGTACAgacaaatttgtttttctaaattgatCTCTAAACCCAAGATGGTTTTactcacagtgatgtcactaAAGTAACTTCCCCTGCATTGGCAAAGCTTCTAAAGTCCCACACTGGATATCAACTGTTTACACAAGCTGAAAAAGGCCCATGTTTGgtaaagtttttttattatttgagttCCTCTTTGATTTGAATTCACCTACAAAAGAAGTGCGGCCTGATGACTGTGTCCCTGAAACTGTGCCTCAAAGCACATAGTGCCACATCATCGTCTTTTCAATCTCAGCGGTGTTTGGTAGAATATTAACCAACCCATCAATGTTGGATTCCGAACATAGAACTGACGCTGAACAACTTGTATCGTGGTTTAAGCTGGATTATTGAATTATAAATTTCACTGAAACACACGCAACGCCACAATGTGCAAGAGAGTctgtgcagagctgcagctcaaGCAAGAATGGCCCAGGTTAAACTTCGACGCAAGATCAGTGGATCAGCAGACGGGCAACCATAATGACAATTGGGTTTACACTGACACACTAAACCTCGGCATGGCATTTATGAGTTCAGACAGAGAATGAGCACTATAACCTGCATGTGAACTCGGAGTCAAAGTCATCTTTGTGTGTCAAACATTAGTGGGTCACTGTCCCTCGCCTCTGATGGAAATCTTGCCAGCGTAGGCTACGTGACACACGTGTGGAAACTAATTGGGATGACTGACTTTGTGAAACTGACGTTTCCATGTTTGACTGGATGAAGTCAAATGCTCTTTCACAAATCTACAAAAGTCATAAATCAAAAGATAAATGGACGTAATAGCGAATGGATGAAGTGGGGATTGGTCAATCGGACGACATTCAGTGGTTCAGATTCAGACAAGTTGGATGTTCTGCCTTTGGTGCAATGAATAAGTAACttaaagagacaaagaggacgactttaaaaaaccttttataTTGATCTTTAACTTTACTCAATAATGTAAACTGATGCAATATTTGTATTTCACTGACCCATTCATTTATAGACAAACTCATTCAGTTTAATGACAGTCCACTCCATAAAAGACTGCACAGCTACAGCAAAGTGGACACGGGGCAGAAAGCTGGCATTGTCTATTGCTCTGTAAAGTCTAGTCTGGTCTAAAGTGCAGAGGTGACTATTCTTCAGTTTGCTCAGTGTCATGTTGGTTTTTGGCCCACTGGCTCCAAACTATGTCAGGGACACATATCAGAGAACTTCAACAGTCATACATGAAATTGTTGGTAAATTAGAATATGTCAACTTTATTTAACCTTTTCAACTTATGATTTTACACCTTGATTCTACAATGGAaggccttttatttttcatttgacaacGGATACAGTGAGAAGTGACGCCTTTCCTTGGTTAAACCCCTGTTTGATCTTGCACCCGTTCAACTTTCCCCAGAAGCCAGGCCCCAGTTGCAGAGGAAGTCCCATTGTGGTTCGCTCTTCTTGAGAATGTCAAAGTGCTCATTTGTGGTCTTTCTCAACCCTATAATGCACCTTGGCCTGTATGTGGGTCAATGAAAATCTCACTCTCACTGAAACATCACTGATTAACCCTCACTGACACTGGCACAGCAGACTGAGAGCTATTACACCACCATCAGGCCTAGATCTGTCCTTTACACATGGTGCATCGGTGCGACACTAAATGGTTTCTAAGTTTTCTAGTTAAACGTCTCTGGGAGTGCTACGTAAGCATTTTGCCTCAGGCAGCAGGTAGTTTATAGCAGGGggcgagagaggaggtgaaggaatAAAGAGTAAGTCATGAGGATACATAATattggtgtcacacacacacacacactgatcagtgCTGTATCCAGTCCGAGGGTGAGGTGGAATTGTCAGATTTGCTTAGGGAGGTTCCTAAATTTagaaatgacccggaagtatttcaccGGCAGCCATGATAAAAGCTGTTGgaattctttaaatgcttaggAGATGAGCATCAATGTTTCCTTTGTCATCTCATTAAGCACAGGGAACACTtgcaattcattgcggcagcgatatttaatgtgacttAAAACAAGttaaagtagaagaagaagagtatgaacaTGACCGAGGAGGGGCGCA
Encoded proteins:
- the LOC118316298 gene encoding zymogen granule membrane protein 16; translated protein: MLSLLFCAVLCASCMATPALEYYSYSRAVGTGSGTSFSTVGVGSITAIRVWEVQNNYIAGIHLRYDYIWSKMIGRTYGTVNELRLFDGERIVQVSGKYYSYIQQLIFVTSRGRTLTVGQPSQFSFNFYPTHPDAELKLLSGRVNTAGITSLGAHWAVMRNGTSI